A region from the Gavia stellata isolate bGavSte3 chromosome 2, bGavSte3.hap2, whole genome shotgun sequence genome encodes:
- the CEBPZ gene encoding CCAAT/enhancer-binding protein zeta isoform X1 translates to MAALWDFGVRDPKEAGGDSAEEEDDDEEEEEDAEGFTLDEVLRLGGTKQDYLMLCAVDEAEEVVDGGKKDAIDDLKEGELEAFVSSLGLGKYANSCLVVEEGEEDGGGREEKEKPPKKEKSKKETNPPSLEGKKEKKVKEKASGVKESKKKQAGGDQEQHLSAKERLEEDYEFHARQVILIKPGGKWYDLEYTNEFSSELQNQTLLSKYKALAQKLYQHETDLYKNKTDYQKGASSAWMKTVVSSGTLADRMAAMTLLIQDSAVHSLEFVENLVNLIKKKGSRHQSLMALDTFKELLLSDLLPDNRKLWSFSQRPFNNIAKMSSGNRDSRDRRLILWYFEHHLKLQVAEFVQALETLSHDSLTATKSRALAVAHELLCNKPEQEKVLLVQLVNKLGDPQNKIATKASYLLETLLHRHPNMKGVVCSEVERLLYRSNINVKTQYYAICFLNQIVLSHEESALANKLITLYFCFFRNCIKKKDIESKMLSALLCGVNRAYPYAETGDEKVKEQMDTLFKVLHLVNFGTSVQALMLLFQVMDSQQTVSDRYYAALYRKLLDPALATCSKPSMFLNLVYKSLKADVVLRRVKAFVKRLLQVTCGQMPPFICGTLYLLSELLKVKPELRVQLQDHVESEDEECFKDQEDAEAGEEEFVDADKVEGEKRSTTENSVKTNDSNSTASWVHHLNMGGRKSGASYDPMHRSPLYCGAESTSLWELKKLSEHFHPSVALFAKTILEGNHIQYSGDPLQDFTLMRFLDRFVYRNPKLRKGKENTSSVVMQPKKKQFMKDMQNHAVNSKEFRAKDESKIPVDEVFFHRFYSKFDKRREKQKRQDDEESVEDVDDDEFERALDTFEAADNAIDVGQDDLDFAGNIKKKTKGGKKGQRSEESSADWEDSDDEDEFSDLDDEEVSLGSMEEDFGEDMDEDGGVFMDVSDDDNSLDPNNDKQLKSVSKKGKRKKDTNFVGSPESKYFLFEGSNRGRKRKLKDASILASAEEFGYLLDENAGSKFDNIGVNAMANRDNANVKQIQWEIERDRWLHNRDVKSIIKRKKQFRHRGLKNKYKGKKSKR, encoded by the exons ATGGCGGCGTTGTGGGACTTCGGTGTGAGGGACCCGAAGGAGGCGGGCGGCGACAGTGCCGAGGAGGAGGACGatgacgaagaagaagaagaagatgccGAAGGCTTCACGCTGGACGAGGTGCTGCGCCTCGGCGGCACCAAG CAAGACTACCTGATGCTGTGCGCCGTGGACGAGGCGGAGGAGGTGGTGGACGGCGGCAAGAAGGACGCGATCGACGACCTGAAGGAAGGGGAGCTGGAGGcctttgtcagctccctggGGCTCGGCAAGTATGCGAATAGTTGCCTCGTggtggaggagggggaggaggacggcggaggcagggaagagaaagagaagcctccaaagaaagagaagagcaagAAGGAAACTAATCCTCCTTCgttagaagggaaaaaagaaaaaaaagtcaaggaaAAGGCAAGTGGTGTGAAAGAAAGTAAGAAGAAACAAGCTGGTGGTGATCAGGAGCAGCACCTTTCAGCAAAGGAGAGGCTGGAAGAAGATTATGAATTTCATGCTAGGCAAGTGATACTGATCAAACCAGGGGGCAAATGGTATGATCTAGAATACACCAACGAATTCTCTTCAGAGCTACAAAATCAGACGCTTCTGTCCAAGTACAAGGCCTTGGCCCAAAAGCTGTACCAACATGAGACAGACCTGTATAAGAACAAGACAGATTATCAGAAGGGGGCCTCTTCAGCGTGGATGAAAACTGTTGTGTCGTCAGGTACCTTGGCTGACAGGATGGCAGCGATGACTCTTCTCATACAGGACAGTGCTGTCCACAGTCTCGAATTTGTTGAGAACTTGGTAAACCTCATAAAGAAAAAGGGCAGCAGGCATCAGAGCCTTATGGCTTTGGATACTTTCAAGGAGCTTCTCCTTTCAGATCTCTTACCAGACAATCGAAAATTATGGTCTTTCTCACAGCGACCATTTAACAACATAGCGAAGATGTCAAGTGGCAACAGGGATTCAAGAGACAGACGGTTGATACTGTGGTACTTTGAGCATCACCTGAAACTGCAGGTGGCAGAGTTTGTGCAAGCGTTAGAAACGCTGAGTCATGATTCTCTGACAGCAACGAAATCCCGAGCTCTGGCAGTTGCCCACGAGCTTCTCTGTAACAAGCCTGAGCAGGAGAAAGTTCTACTTGTTCAGCTGGTAAATAAACTGGGAGACCCTCAGAACAAAATTGCCACCAAAGCCTCTTATCTTTTAGAGACGTTACTTCACAGGCATCCAAATATGAAGGGAGTAGTGTGCAGTGAGGTGGAGAGGCTTTTGTACCGGTCAAACATTAATGTGAAAACTCAATATTATGCCATTTGCTTTCTAAATCAGATAGTCCTCAGTCATGAAGAAAGTGCATTGGCTAACAAGCTGATAACTTtgtacttttgcttttttcggaactgcattaagaaaaaagacattgaaTCCAAAATGCTCAGTGCTCTTCTTTGCGGGGTAAACAGAGCTTACCCTTATGCTGAGACTGGTGATGAGAAAGTGAAAGAACAAATGGACACATTGTTTAAAGTTCTGCATCTTGTGAACTTTGGTACCAGTGTCCAGGCCCTGATGTTACTGTTTCAAGTGATGGACTCTCAGCAAACTGTATCAGATAGGTACTACGCAGCACTATACAG GAAACTTCTAGATCCTGCTTTAGCAACCTGCTCAAAACCATCCATGTTTCTTAACCTTGTCTATAAATCTCTGAAGGCAGATGTAGTGTTACGGCGCGTGAAGGCCTTTGTGAAGAGGTTACTTCAAGTCACTTGTGGACAAATGCCACCCTTCATTTGTGGAACCTTGTACCTTCTGTCTGAGCTTCTGAAAGTAAAACCAGAGTTAAGGGTCCAGTTACAGGATCATGTG gAGTCGGAAGATGAAGAGTGCTTTAAGGATCAAGAAGATGCTGAAGCGGGTGAGGAAGAATTTGTGGATGCAGACAAAGTAGAAGGTGAAAAGAGGAGCACGACAGAAAATTCTGTTAAAACAAACGATTCAAATTCAACAGCCTCGTGGGTGCATCATCTGAATATGGGAG GCAGGAAGAGTGGAGCTTCGTATGATCCTATGCACCGAAGTCCTTTATACTGTGGTGCTGAAAGTACAAGCCTTTGGGAACTGAAGAAG ctttctgaacATTTTCATCCATCTGTGGCCCTATTCGCAAAAACAATTCTAGAA ggCAATCACATTCAGTACTCTGGTGACCCTTTGCAGGATTTCACGTTAATGAGATTCTTGGATCGCTTTGTGTACAGAAATCCCAAACTCCGTAAAGGCAAAG AAAACACCAGCAGCGTGGTAATGCAGCCGAAGAAGAAGCAGTTTATGAAAGATATGCAGAATCATGCAG tcAACAGTAAGGAATTCCGTGCCAAAGATGAAAGCAAAATCCCAGTGGATGAAGTGTTTTTTCACAG attttattcaAAGTTTGAtaagaggagagagaaacaaaagcgTCAGGATGATGAAGAAAGTGTGGAAGATGTAGATGATGATGAATTTGAGAGAGCATTGG atACATTTGAAGCTGCTGATAATGCCATTGATGTTGGCCAGGATGACCTTGATTTTGCTGG taatataaaaaagaaaaccaaaggtGGTAAGAAAGGTCAAAGAAGCGAGGAATCCAGTGCTGACTGGGAGGATTCTGATGATGAAGATGAAttcagtgatctggatgatgaGGAAGTCTCCTTAGGAAGTATGGAGGAAGACTTTGGAGAGGATATGGATGAAGACGGAGGTGTATTTATGGATGTGTCTGATGATGATAACAGCCTAG aCCCGAACAATGACAAACAATTGAAGTCTGTCAGTAAAAAgggcaagagaaagaaagatacgAATTTTGTGGGATCACCTG AGAGTAAATACTTTTTGTTTGAAGGATCCAACcgaggaaggaagagaaaactcaAAGATGCCAGTATACTGGCATCTGCAGAAGAG TTTGGCTATCTGCTGGATGAAAATGCTGGGTCCAAGTTTGACAATATTGGAGTGAACGCCATGGCCAACAGGGATAATGCAA ATGTCAAACAGATCCAGTGGGAAATAGAGCGTGACAGGTGGCTTCACAATAGGGATGTGAAAAGCATcatcaaaaggaagaaacagttCAGGCACAGAGGGCTGAAAAACAAGTACAAAGGCAAGAAATCAAAAAGATGA
- the CEBPZ gene encoding CCAAT/enhancer-binding protein zeta isoform X2 — protein sequence MAALWDFGVRDPKEAGGDSAEEEDDDEEEEEDAEGFTLDEVLRLGGTKQDYLMLCAVDEAEEVVDGGKKDAIDDLKEGELEAFVSSLGLGKYANSCLVVEEGEEDGGGREEKEKPPKKEKSKKETNPPSLEGKKEKKVKEKASGVKESKKKQAGGDQEQHLSAKERLEEDYEFHARQVILIKPGGKWYDLEYTNEFSSELQNQTLLSKYKALAQKLYQHETDLYKNKTDYQKGASSAWMKTVVSSGTLADRMAAMTLLIQDSAVHSLEFVENLVNLIKKKGSRHQSLMALDTFKELLLSDLLPDNRKLWSFSQRPFNNIAKMSSGNRDSRDRRLILWYFEHHLKLQVAEFVQALETLSHDSLTATKSRALAVAHELLCNKPEQEKVLLVQLVNKLGDPQNKIATKASYLLETLLHRHPNMKGVVCSEVERLLYRSNINVKTQYYAICFLNQIVLSHEESALANKLITLYFCFFRNCIKKKDIESKMLSALLCGVNRAYPYAETGDEKVKEQMDTLFKVLHLVNFGTSVQALMLLFQVMDSQQTVSDRYYAALYRKLLDPALATCSKPSMFLNLVYKSLKADVVLRRVKAFVKRLLQVTCGQMPPFICGTLYLLSELLKVKPELRVQLQDHVESEDEECFKDQEDAEAGEEEFVDADKVEGEKRSTTENSVKTNDSNSTASWVHHLNMGGRKSGASYDPMHRSPLYCGAESTSLWELKKLSEHFHPSVALFAKTILEGNHIQYSGDPLQDFTLMRFLDRFVYRNPKLRKGKENTSSVVMQPKKKQFMKDMQNHAVNSKEFRAKDESKIPVDEVFFHRFYSKFDKRREKQKRQDDEESVEDVDDDEFERALDTFEAADNAIDVGQDDLDFAGNIKKKTKGGKKGQRSEESSADWEDSDDEDEFSDLDDEEVSLGSMEEDFGEDMDEDGGVFMDVSDDDNSLDPNNDKQLKSVSKKGKRKKDTNFVGSPEGSNRGRKRKLKDASILASAEEFGYLLDENAGSKFDNIGVNAMANRDNANVKQIQWEIERDRWLHNRDVKSIIKRKKQFRHRGLKNKYKGKKSKR from the exons ATGGCGGCGTTGTGGGACTTCGGTGTGAGGGACCCGAAGGAGGCGGGCGGCGACAGTGCCGAGGAGGAGGACGatgacgaagaagaagaagaagatgccGAAGGCTTCACGCTGGACGAGGTGCTGCGCCTCGGCGGCACCAAG CAAGACTACCTGATGCTGTGCGCCGTGGACGAGGCGGAGGAGGTGGTGGACGGCGGCAAGAAGGACGCGATCGACGACCTGAAGGAAGGGGAGCTGGAGGcctttgtcagctccctggGGCTCGGCAAGTATGCGAATAGTTGCCTCGTggtggaggagggggaggaggacggcggaggcagggaagagaaagagaagcctccaaagaaagagaagagcaagAAGGAAACTAATCCTCCTTCgttagaagggaaaaaagaaaaaaaagtcaaggaaAAGGCAAGTGGTGTGAAAGAAAGTAAGAAGAAACAAGCTGGTGGTGATCAGGAGCAGCACCTTTCAGCAAAGGAGAGGCTGGAAGAAGATTATGAATTTCATGCTAGGCAAGTGATACTGATCAAACCAGGGGGCAAATGGTATGATCTAGAATACACCAACGAATTCTCTTCAGAGCTACAAAATCAGACGCTTCTGTCCAAGTACAAGGCCTTGGCCCAAAAGCTGTACCAACATGAGACAGACCTGTATAAGAACAAGACAGATTATCAGAAGGGGGCCTCTTCAGCGTGGATGAAAACTGTTGTGTCGTCAGGTACCTTGGCTGACAGGATGGCAGCGATGACTCTTCTCATACAGGACAGTGCTGTCCACAGTCTCGAATTTGTTGAGAACTTGGTAAACCTCATAAAGAAAAAGGGCAGCAGGCATCAGAGCCTTATGGCTTTGGATACTTTCAAGGAGCTTCTCCTTTCAGATCTCTTACCAGACAATCGAAAATTATGGTCTTTCTCACAGCGACCATTTAACAACATAGCGAAGATGTCAAGTGGCAACAGGGATTCAAGAGACAGACGGTTGATACTGTGGTACTTTGAGCATCACCTGAAACTGCAGGTGGCAGAGTTTGTGCAAGCGTTAGAAACGCTGAGTCATGATTCTCTGACAGCAACGAAATCCCGAGCTCTGGCAGTTGCCCACGAGCTTCTCTGTAACAAGCCTGAGCAGGAGAAAGTTCTACTTGTTCAGCTGGTAAATAAACTGGGAGACCCTCAGAACAAAATTGCCACCAAAGCCTCTTATCTTTTAGAGACGTTACTTCACAGGCATCCAAATATGAAGGGAGTAGTGTGCAGTGAGGTGGAGAGGCTTTTGTACCGGTCAAACATTAATGTGAAAACTCAATATTATGCCATTTGCTTTCTAAATCAGATAGTCCTCAGTCATGAAGAAAGTGCATTGGCTAACAAGCTGATAACTTtgtacttttgcttttttcggaactgcattaagaaaaaagacattgaaTCCAAAATGCTCAGTGCTCTTCTTTGCGGGGTAAACAGAGCTTACCCTTATGCTGAGACTGGTGATGAGAAAGTGAAAGAACAAATGGACACATTGTTTAAAGTTCTGCATCTTGTGAACTTTGGTACCAGTGTCCAGGCCCTGATGTTACTGTTTCAAGTGATGGACTCTCAGCAAACTGTATCAGATAGGTACTACGCAGCACTATACAG GAAACTTCTAGATCCTGCTTTAGCAACCTGCTCAAAACCATCCATGTTTCTTAACCTTGTCTATAAATCTCTGAAGGCAGATGTAGTGTTACGGCGCGTGAAGGCCTTTGTGAAGAGGTTACTTCAAGTCACTTGTGGACAAATGCCACCCTTCATTTGTGGAACCTTGTACCTTCTGTCTGAGCTTCTGAAAGTAAAACCAGAGTTAAGGGTCCAGTTACAGGATCATGTG gAGTCGGAAGATGAAGAGTGCTTTAAGGATCAAGAAGATGCTGAAGCGGGTGAGGAAGAATTTGTGGATGCAGACAAAGTAGAAGGTGAAAAGAGGAGCACGACAGAAAATTCTGTTAAAACAAACGATTCAAATTCAACAGCCTCGTGGGTGCATCATCTGAATATGGGAG GCAGGAAGAGTGGAGCTTCGTATGATCCTATGCACCGAAGTCCTTTATACTGTGGTGCTGAAAGTACAAGCCTTTGGGAACTGAAGAAG ctttctgaacATTTTCATCCATCTGTGGCCCTATTCGCAAAAACAATTCTAGAA ggCAATCACATTCAGTACTCTGGTGACCCTTTGCAGGATTTCACGTTAATGAGATTCTTGGATCGCTTTGTGTACAGAAATCCCAAACTCCGTAAAGGCAAAG AAAACACCAGCAGCGTGGTAATGCAGCCGAAGAAGAAGCAGTTTATGAAAGATATGCAGAATCATGCAG tcAACAGTAAGGAATTCCGTGCCAAAGATGAAAGCAAAATCCCAGTGGATGAAGTGTTTTTTCACAG attttattcaAAGTTTGAtaagaggagagagaaacaaaagcgTCAGGATGATGAAGAAAGTGTGGAAGATGTAGATGATGATGAATTTGAGAGAGCATTGG atACATTTGAAGCTGCTGATAATGCCATTGATGTTGGCCAGGATGACCTTGATTTTGCTGG taatataaaaaagaaaaccaaaggtGGTAAGAAAGGTCAAAGAAGCGAGGAATCCAGTGCTGACTGGGAGGATTCTGATGATGAAGATGAAttcagtgatctggatgatgaGGAAGTCTCCTTAGGAAGTATGGAGGAAGACTTTGGAGAGGATATGGATGAAGACGGAGGTGTATTTATGGATGTGTCTGATGATGATAACAGCCTAG aCCCGAACAATGACAAACAATTGAAGTCTGTCAGTAAAAAgggcaagagaaagaaagatacgAATTTTGTGGGATCACCTGAAG GATCCAACcgaggaaggaagagaaaactcaAAGATGCCAGTATACTGGCATCTGCAGAAGAG TTTGGCTATCTGCTGGATGAAAATGCTGGGTCCAAGTTTGACAATATTGGAGTGAACGCCATGGCCAACAGGGATAATGCAA ATGTCAAACAGATCCAGTGGGAAATAGAGCGTGACAGGTGGCTTCACAATAGGGATGTGAAAAGCATcatcaaaaggaagaaacagttCAGGCACAGAGGGCTGAAAAACAAGTACAAAGGCAAGAAATCAAAAAGATGA
- the NDUFAF7 gene encoding protein arginine methyltransferase NDUFAF7, mitochondrial isoform X1 encodes MVPLLARRALLAAALGPAGRRRLPRHHAPAAARPSSGAGGQPEAEGGSRATAMLRHLLLKLRATGPVTVAEYMREALTNPGQGYYTRRGGIGEGGDFVTSPEISQVFGELIGIWCISEWIATGKPKAFQLVELGPGRGTLTDDILRVFNQLASLLCKCDVSVHLVEVSPKLSEIQALMLTGGKVQSNPQDKSAYMKGISKTGIPIFWYRDIQDVPPGYSFYLAHEFFDALPIHKFQRTEKGWREVLVDIDPEVPDQLRFVLSPSSTPATENFIQPEEMRDHVEVCPEAGVTIQRLACRIEKDGGAALVADYGHDGTKTDTFRGFRNHKHHDVLRAPGTADLTADVDFSYLRKMTEGRTATLGPIKQREFLKNMGIDLRLQVLLQNSRDTATQEQLLHSYDMLMNPKKMGDCFNFFALLPHHRLVCPDKKHKLESKSPLPPVAGFDDLLLK; translated from the exons ATGGTCCCGCTGCTCGCGCGCCGTGCCCTCCTCGCCGCCGCCCtgggccccgccggccgccgccggctCCCCCGTCACCATG CTCCGGCAGCGGCGCGGCCCTCCTCGGGCGCGGGGGGCCAGCCGGAGGCCGAGGGAGGCAGCCGCGCCACTGCCATGCTGCGGCACCTGCTTCTCAAGCTGCGGGCCACCGGCCCGGTGACGGTGGCCGAGTACATGCGGGAGGCGCTCACCAACCCCGGCCAG gGTTACTACACGCGCCGCGGCGGCATCGGCGAAGGCGGGGATTTCGTCACCTCACCTGAAATAAGTCAGGTATTTGGAGAG CTAATTGGAATATGGTGTATTAGTGAATGGATAGCCACGGGCAAACCTAAAGCGTTCCAGCTGGTGGAACTGGGCCCAGGGAGGGGCACTCTTACTGATGATATATTACGG GTCTTCAACCAGCTTGCCTCTTTACTTTGTAAATGTGATGTCTCTGTTCATCTGGTTGAAGTGAGTCCCAAACTCAGCGAGATACAAGCACTGATGCTGACAGGCGGGAAGGTGCAGTCAAACCCCCAGGACAAGTCTGCTTACATGAAAGGCATTAGCAAGACTGGAATTCCCATTTTCTGGTACAGAGACATTCAAGATGTGCCACCAG GTTACAGCTTTTACTTAGCACATGAGTTTTTTGATGCCCTGCCAATACATAAGTTTCAG AGAACAGAGAAAGGCTGGCGTGAAGTGCTGGTTGATATAGATCCAGAAGTTCCTGACCAGCTGCGGTTTGTCCTGTCACCATCCAGTACCCCCGCAACAGAGAACTTTATTCAG CCTGAAGAAATGAGAGATCATGTGGAAGTGTGTCCTGAGGCTGGTGTCACCATTCAGAGGCTTGCCTGTCGTATAGAAAAGGATGGTGGGGCTGCACTGGTTGCTGATTATGGTCACGATGGAACCAAAACTGACACTTTCCGG GGTTTCCGGAATCACAAACATCACGATGTGCTGAGAGCTCCAGGTACAGCAGACCTGACAGCAGATGTTGATTTCAGCTATCTTCGAAAGATGACAGAGGGAAGAACAGCCACATTAGGCCCCATAAAACAGcgggagtttttaaaaaacatgggCATTGACCTCCGATTGCAG gtgCTCTTGCAGAATTCACGTGACACAGCAACTCAGGAGCAGTTACTTCACAGCTATGATATGCTGATGAATCCCAAGAAGATGGGggactgttttaatttttttgcccTGCTGCCTCACCACAGACTTGTATGTCCTGACAAGAAACATAAGCTGGAATCAAAGTCTCCCTTACCACCCGTTGCTGGATTTGATGACCTCTTACTGAAGTGA
- the NDUFAF7 gene encoding protein arginine methyltransferase NDUFAF7, mitochondrial isoform X2 produces MREALTNPGQGYYTRRGGIGEGGDFVTSPEISQLIGIWCISEWIATGKPKAFQLVELGPGRGTLTDDILRVFNQLASLLCKCDVSVHLVEVSPKLSEIQALMLTGGKVQSNPQDKSAYMKGISKTGIPIFWYRDIQDVPPGYSFYLAHEFFDALPIHKFQRTEKGWREVLVDIDPEVPDQLRFVLSPSSTPATENFIQPEEMRDHVEVCPEAGVTIQRLACRIEKDGGAALVADYGHDGTKTDTFRGFRNHKHHDVLRAPGTADLTADVDFSYLRKMTEGRTATLGPIKQREFLKNMGIDLRLQVLLQNSRDTATQEQLLHSYDMLMNPKKMGDCFNFFALLPHHRLVCPDKKHKLESKSPLPPVAGFDDLLLK; encoded by the exons ATGCGGGAGGCGCTCACCAACCCCGGCCAG gGTTACTACACGCGCCGCGGCGGCATCGGCGAAGGCGGGGATTTCGTCACCTCACCTGAAATAAGTCAG CTAATTGGAATATGGTGTATTAGTGAATGGATAGCCACGGGCAAACCTAAAGCGTTCCAGCTGGTGGAACTGGGCCCAGGGAGGGGCACTCTTACTGATGATATATTACGG GTCTTCAACCAGCTTGCCTCTTTACTTTGTAAATGTGATGTCTCTGTTCATCTGGTTGAAGTGAGTCCCAAACTCAGCGAGATACAAGCACTGATGCTGACAGGCGGGAAGGTGCAGTCAAACCCCCAGGACAAGTCTGCTTACATGAAAGGCATTAGCAAGACTGGAATTCCCATTTTCTGGTACAGAGACATTCAAGATGTGCCACCAG GTTACAGCTTTTACTTAGCACATGAGTTTTTTGATGCCCTGCCAATACATAAGTTTCAG AGAACAGAGAAAGGCTGGCGTGAAGTGCTGGTTGATATAGATCCAGAAGTTCCTGACCAGCTGCGGTTTGTCCTGTCACCATCCAGTACCCCCGCAACAGAGAACTTTATTCAG CCTGAAGAAATGAGAGATCATGTGGAAGTGTGTCCTGAGGCTGGTGTCACCATTCAGAGGCTTGCCTGTCGTATAGAAAAGGATGGTGGGGCTGCACTGGTTGCTGATTATGGTCACGATGGAACCAAAACTGACACTTTCCGG GGTTTCCGGAATCACAAACATCACGATGTGCTGAGAGCTCCAGGTACAGCAGACCTGACAGCAGATGTTGATTTCAGCTATCTTCGAAAGATGACAGAGGGAAGAACAGCCACATTAGGCCCCATAAAACAGcgggagtttttaaaaaacatgggCATTGACCTCCGATTGCAG gtgCTCTTGCAGAATTCACGTGACACAGCAACTCAGGAGCAGTTACTTCACAGCTATGATATGCTGATGAATCCCAAGAAGATGGGggactgttttaatttttttgcccTGCTGCCTCACCACAGACTTGTATGTCCTGACAAGAAACATAAGCTGGAATCAAAGTCTCCCTTACCACCCGTTGCTGGATTTGATGACCTCTTACTGAAGTGA